The following coding sequences lie in one Lolium perenne isolate Kyuss_39 chromosome 2, Kyuss_2.0, whole genome shotgun sequence genomic window:
- the LOC127321529 gene encoding uncharacterized protein — protein MDEHMGRRTVGGLLFTKGGSILLFREDSSRPKPGRPQSNGCKGARHLADKGRPTHRAAAAAAADTPVTPASRRSQPLRKPPQGSSNAVSSCSETDNGATREATAPVAGRDLLARLKDRVSASRKRSLAREMSSPSSSSSGFSASSSGGGGARSSVSRPSHRAASRVRKGDGGENAGGGSAGRVRRDNTASGGGGGGARRNSDDLVRPEPAALRERQTPGEGYFSGFLARYRSSLQERGSLVDGAEDSSGYWRFDVEGSEELENFFMRSDRHRAMRMDIDGMSYEELLALGDRIGTVNTGLSEDALYKCLKRSLYMATAPETHQDCDRKCSICQEEYSGGEEVGKMACMHFYHIACIQHWLRQKNWCPICKSVAAKTN, from the exons atggatgaacacatgggaaGACGCACGGTGGGCGGCCTCCTCTTCACCAAGGGGGGCTCGATCCTGCTCTTCAGAGAAGACAGCTCGCGCCCAAAGCCCGGGCGCCCGCAAAGCAATGGCTGCAAGGGTGCTCGGCATCTGGCTGACAAAGGCCGGCCAACGCACagggcggcggcagcagcagcagcagacacACCTGTAACACCGGCCTCCCGGAGATCGCAACCTCTGAGGAAACCTCCACAGGGGAGCAGCAATGCAGTGAGCTCCTGTAGCGAAACCGACAACGGCGCCACAAGGGAGGCGACGGCTCCCGTTGCCGGGCGTGACCTGCTGGCACGTCTCAAGGACAGGGTGAGCGCGTCAAGGAAGCGCTCGTTGGCCAGGGAGATGAGCAGCCCCTCCTCGTCGTCCAGTGGATTCAGTGCCAGCTCttcgggcggtggcggtgcccggTCATCGGTCTCGAGGCCGTCGCACCGTGCTGCGTCCCGGGTGAGGAAAGGGGACGGTGGTGAAAACGCAGGGGGTGGTAGTGCTGGCCGCGTGCGTAGGGACAATACTgccagtggtggtggtggtggtggcgccagGAGGAATTCAGATGATTTGGTGAGACCTGAGCCGGCGGCTTTGAGGGAACGCCAGACGCCCGGCGAAGGGTACTTCTCCGGGTTCTTGGCGAGGTACAGAAGCAGTCTCCAGGAAAGAGGGTCTCTGGTAGACGGCGCTGAGGATTCCAGCGGATACTGGCGCTTCGACGTCGAAGGCAGCGAGGAG CTCGAGAACTTCTTCATGCGCAGCGACCGGCACCGGGCGATGAGGATGGACATCGACGGCATGTCTTACGAG GAACTGCTTGCGTTGGGTGACCGAATCGGCACGGTGAATACCGGGCTCTCAGAGGACGCATTGTACAAGTGCCTGAAGCGAAGCCTGTACATGGCCACGGCCCCTGAGACGCATCAAGATTGTGACAGAAAATGCAGCATATGCCAG GAGGAGTACTCGGGTGGCGAGGAGGTGGGCAAGATGGCGTGCATGCACTTCTACCACATCGCCTGCATACAACATTGGCTCCGGCAGAAGAACTGGTGCCCCATCTGCAAATCAGTCGCCGCCAAGACCAACTAG